A stretch of DNA from Mycobacterium senriense:
GGCGGTAACGAGATGGCAGCGTGGCCCGAGCCGGGTGGCCACGGATCGTGCGTCATTGGCGCGCGGTCCGGATGGCTTTGCCGGTCAGTTTGTTTGCAGGATTTTTAGCTTGGGTTGCGTCGAACGCGGCAGCGTTCCCGCGCAGAGGGAGGTTCGGAAATGACAAGCACCCGTACACGCTCGCGCGTTCGAGTGTCGTCGGTCTGGGCTGCCGGCGTCGCGCTGGGTGCCTCGATGCTCGGCGGCGCGGTGCTGTCGGCTCCGTTAGCCTCGGCTAACTGCAATTTGAGTCCGGCCGACGATCAGTACATCAAACTGCTCGCGCAGAACAAGATGGTCCACACTGCCGACTTCAGCGATTGCCACGAGGCCGCCGAGGGTCGTTGGTTCGCCGATCAGGTTCGGGCCAACCCCAATCCGTTCGGTGAGGGCCAAGAGCTGATCAACATGATCACCAACACCACCCCGATGACTCAGGCGCAGGCCGAGTGGGAGGTCGAGTCGGCGATCTACGTCTACGCACCCGAACTGATCCCCAAGATCAAAGACCAAGCCGCAAACGCAAACTGGCCGACTCCGTAGCGAGAGCAATTGGGGCGCAACGGATTGTGTTGCGCTGAGAACGTAAGCGGCCGTGAGGCGTTGCCCTCCGGCCGTTTTCGTGTTCGTATTGCAGCTAACTCAAGGTCGGGCACCGTAACCGCTGGGTGACGGCGATCAATTCGACCGCGCCGCATTGCCCCCATAGCGTCGGCTCCGTTACCGCTTTAGACCCGAATAGTTTCACGCACAGTAATTTTAGCTAATTGCTGTTCACGCGTTGTTCGAAACGATCATCGTTTGCCGCGCTTATCGGCGGTGGTACCCGAACTTTGTTGCGAAAGGGAAGGTAGCAAATTCCACGATAAGGGGGTCTGAGAGAAGTGAGAACGACACGATCGCGCGTGCAGGTGCTGGCGGTGGGGGCCGCGGGCCTGGCGCTGGGGGCCGCGATGTTCGGTGGTGCTGTGGCGTCAGCGCCGCAGGCCTCGGCGTCGTGCAACATGTCTCCCGCCGACGATCAGTACATCAAATTGCTGGCGCAGAACAAGATGGTGCACAACGCCGACTTCAACGACTGCAGCGAGGCAGCCGAGGGACGCTGGTTCGCCGATCAGGTTCGTGCCAACCCTAATCCGTACGGCGAGGGCCAGGAGCTGATCAACATGATCACCCGCACTACGCCGATGAGCCAGGCCCAGGCCGAGTGGGAGGTCGAGTCGGCGATTTTCGTCTACGCGCCCGACATGATTCCCAAGATCAAGTCTCAAGCGCCGGGGCCGGCTCCCGCCTGACCTCGAGAACATCGAGGCGCAACGGCGGTGGGTGCTGCCGATATGGGGCGCCCACCGCAAAAGTCGGCATCAGGTGAAGGCGGCGGCACCGCCCGACACACCCTGACTTCAGCCTTCGGCTACGGTTTCCTACGGACAACCCTGTCGGGGCGGTAGCTCAGTTGGTTAGAGCCGCGGACTCATAATCCGTTGGTCGCGGGTTCGAGCCCCGCCCGCCCCACTTAAAAGGCCTGGTAGAGCCTTTCTAGGCCGCCAGATTGGTTCGATCGGGCCTCCGGTCGCGGCGCGCGGCGGATCGCGGTGGAAGGGTCGGCGCGCTAGCTACTTCGACCTGAAAAAGTCGGGGTGTGGCGGTGGCTGAAGTGGCCGTTGTTTGACGAGATGATGGCCTCGAACCCTTGGGCAAGAAGGGATCGAGGCCATCGTGCTGAGAACTTTAAACGACCAGCCGTCGTTGTGGGACGCGATACTGCCGTCGGAGCTGCTGGTGTTGCCCGACGAATTGGCGCGGGTGGACAGGCTGCTCGACGACCCAGCGTTCTTCGCGCCTTTCGTGTCGTTTTTCGACGCACGAATGGGGCGTCCGTCGGTACCGATGGAGACCTATCTGCGGATGATGTTCCTGAAGTTCCGTTACGGGCTGGGTTATGAGTCGCTGTGTCGTGAGGTGGGTGATTCGATTTCCTGGCAACGGTTTTGCCGAATCCCGTTCGGCACACGGGTCCCGCATCCGACCACGTTGATGAAGCTGACCCGCCGGTGCGGCGATGCTGCGGTGGCCGGGCTCAACGATGCGCTGTTGGCCAAAGCCACCGAGCGCAAATTGCTGCGAACCGACAAGGTCCGTGCGGATACCACCGTGGTGCCAGCGGCGGTGGCCTATCCGACCGACTCGGGTTTGTTGGCCAAGGCCGTGGGCAGCATCGCTGGCACGATCACGCGTATTCAAGCCGCCGGCGGAGCGACGCGCACCCGGGTGCGCGACCGCAGTCGCTCCGCGGGGCAGCGGGCCCGTTCGATCGCGGCCAAGCTGCGTCTGCGCGGTGCAGCGGCGCGCGAGGAGGGCCAGGCTGCGGTGCTGCGGATTACCGGGGATCTGGCCGGTATCGCCGAATCGACGGTGCGTGATGCCCAGGCGGTGCTGCGCAACGCCCGACGGAGTCTGCCCACCGCGACCGGTCGGCGTTGCGGCCAATTGCGCCGAGCGATCAATGACCTCGATACGCTGTTGCAACGCACCGCTCTAGTGGTGGCTCAGACCCGCAGCCGGCTGGCCGGAGTGATGCCTGATTCAGCGACCCGGATGGTCAGTTTCCATGACGTCGA
This window harbors:
- a CDS encoding ISNCY family transposase, whose product is MLRTLNDQPSLWDAILPSELLVLPDELARVDRLLDDPAFFAPFVSFFDARMGRPSVPMETYLRMMFLKFRYGLGYESLCREVGDSISWQRFCRIPFGTRVPHPTTLMKLTRRCGDAAVAGLNDALLAKATERKLLRTDKVRADTTVVPAAVAYPTDSGLLAKAVGSIAGTITRIQAAGGATRTRVRDRSRSAGQRARSIAAKLRLRGAAAREEGQAAVLRITGDLAGIAESTVRDAQAVLRNARRSLPTATGRRCGQLRRAINDLDTLLQRTALVVAQTRSRLAGVMPDSATRMVSFHDVDARPIRKGRLGKPVEFGYKAQVVDNADGVILDHTVETGNPADAPQLVPAIARITERTGGAPTAVTADRGYGYASVETELHDLGVRRVAIPRANKPSATRREFEHRRAFRAKIKWRTGCEGRINHLKRSYGWNRTELTTLTGARTWCGHGVFAHNLVKISALAA